Proteins encoded by one window of Halorubrum ruber:
- a CDS encoding DUF5518 domain-containing protein, translating to MTDWRAVGYGFVVMLIAGVLATAVPVVGHAAAGLVGGFVAGYLAGGGLLSGFWHGLLAGSVSGVVVTLLLAAFGGLVGLVGGPLGSLLGGAGVLVVGLFLTFLFAVDSALAGAIGGVVGK from the coding sequence ATGACAGACTGGCGCGCCGTCGGCTATGGGTTCGTCGTGATGCTGATCGCCGGGGTGTTGGCGACCGCCGTCCCGGTCGTCGGACACGCGGCCGCCGGGCTCGTCGGCGGGTTCGTCGCGGGCTACCTCGCCGGCGGCGGCCTGCTCTCCGGCTTCTGGCACGGCCTGCTCGCGGGGTCGGTGAGCGGGGTCGTCGTCACGCTGCTGCTCGCCGCGTTCGGCGGGCTCGTCGGTCTCGTGGGCGGCCCGCTCGGGAGCCTGCTCGGCGGCGCCGGCGTCCTCGTGGTCGGGCTGTTCCTCACGTTTCTGTTCGCCGTCGACTCGGCGCTCGCGGGCGCCATCGGCGGCGTGGTCGGGAAATAA
- a CDS encoding heavy metal translocating P-type ATPase has protein sequence MSDSRESNGPDDGATDPPGGGATDTPDGARLRLAVPDMDCSSCAGKVEGALDREGVLSIDTRPTTGVVVVTYDPDVTDVEALTAAVEAAGYAVEDADSDGVADDLFTSPRAIATAVGGVFLAVGLVLEWLLPGLDPTFATVGGVGFLGPWAVTGASVAFLLAVAVAAPPILRNGLYSLRGLSLDIDLLMSVGVVAALLVDLPFEAATLAVLFSVAELLERYSIDRARTSLRELMELSPDDAVVIRDGEEETVPAESVATGERLAVRPGERVPLDGVVKEGSGAVDESPITGESVPAEKEPGDEVYAGSINEAGYLEVEATAPAEESTIARVVELVEAANGEETRAERFVDRFASVYTPIVVVGAIATATLGPLLVGGGAETWFVRGLTLLVVACPCAFVISTPVSVVSGVTAAARNGVLIKGGEHLEAAGDVDAVALDKTGTLTRGELSVTDVVPLGDREADDVLACATAIERRSEHPVAAAIVARGSESADGTGGTDAASDDVEVTDFEALTGEGVRADLDGETHYAGKPSLFEELGFDLSHAHVRADGGSALADRDGAEGADAPAEPESCDHGQYLDLASETIPRLQAEGKTVVLVGTETELEGVIAVADTVRPEAAWVVDRLHELGIDRVAMLTGDNERTARAIGERVGVDEVRAELLPEEKVDAVRELGAEADGVAMVGDGINDAPALAAADVGIAMGAAGADTAIETADVALMADDLTRLPYVVDLSSRASSTIRTNIGASLAVKALLAAGAPLGYVSVAMAVVVGDMGMSLGVTGNALRLGNVEPAEPPTADAEAAESYAEAAESNAEGA, from the coding sequence ATGAGCGACTCACGCGAATCGAACGGCCCCGACGACGGGGCGACGGATCCGCCCGGCGGCGGCGCGACCGACACCCCCGACGGCGCGCGGCTCCGGCTCGCCGTGCCGGACATGGACTGTTCGTCGTGCGCGGGGAAAGTCGAGGGCGCGCTCGACCGCGAGGGCGTCCTCTCGATCGACACCCGCCCGACCACGGGCGTCGTCGTGGTCACGTACGACCCCGACGTGACGGACGTCGAGGCGCTGACGGCCGCTGTCGAGGCCGCCGGCTACGCGGTCGAAGACGCCGACTCCGACGGCGTCGCCGACGACCTGTTCACGAGCCCCCGAGCGATCGCGACCGCGGTCGGCGGCGTCTTCCTCGCGGTCGGCCTCGTCTTGGAGTGGCTTCTCCCGGGGCTCGACCCGACGTTCGCGACGGTCGGCGGCGTGGGGTTCCTCGGCCCGTGGGCCGTCACCGGCGCGTCGGTCGCGTTCCTGCTGGCGGTCGCGGTCGCGGCCCCGCCGATCCTGCGGAACGGGCTCTACTCGCTTCGGGGCTTGAGCCTCGACATCGACCTGCTGATGAGCGTCGGCGTCGTCGCCGCGCTGCTCGTCGACCTCCCGTTCGAGGCGGCGACGCTCGCGGTGCTGTTCTCGGTCGCGGAGCTGCTCGAACGCTACTCCATCGACCGGGCGCGCACCTCCCTCCGCGAGCTGATGGAGCTGTCGCCCGACGACGCGGTCGTGATCCGCGACGGGGAAGAGGAGACGGTGCCCGCCGAGAGCGTCGCAACCGGCGAGCGGCTCGCGGTGCGCCCCGGCGAGCGCGTCCCCCTCGACGGGGTCGTGAAGGAGGGCTCCGGCGCGGTCGACGAGTCGCCGATCACCGGCGAGTCCGTCCCCGCAGAGAAGGAGCCCGGCGACGAGGTGTACGCCGGCTCGATCAACGAGGCGGGCTACCTCGAAGTGGAGGCCACCGCGCCCGCCGAGGAGTCGACCATCGCGAGGGTGGTCGAGCTCGTCGAGGCCGCCAACGGCGAGGAGACGCGCGCCGAGCGGTTCGTCGACCGCTTCGCGAGCGTCTACACCCCGATCGTCGTGGTCGGGGCGATCGCCACGGCGACGCTCGGCCCGCTCCTCGTCGGCGGCGGCGCGGAGACGTGGTTCGTCCGCGGGCTCACGCTGCTCGTCGTCGCGTGCCCGTGCGCGTTCGTCATCTCCACCCCCGTCAGCGTCGTCTCCGGCGTGACCGCGGCCGCGCGCAACGGCGTCCTCATCAAGGGCGGCGAACACCTGGAGGCCGCGGGCGACGTCGACGCCGTCGCGCTCGACAAGACGGGGACGCTCACGCGCGGCGAGCTGTCGGTGACCGACGTGGTCCCGCTCGGCGACCGCGAGGCCGACGACGTCCTCGCGTGTGCGACCGCGATCGAGCGGCGGAGCGAACACCCGGTCGCGGCGGCGATCGTCGCGCGCGGGAGCGAGTCCGCGGACGGGACCGGTGGTACCGACGCCGCGAGCGACGACGTCGAGGTCACCGACTTCGAGGCGCTGACCGGCGAGGGAGTGCGCGCCGACCTCGACGGCGAGACGCACTACGCCGGCAAGCCATCGCTGTTCGAGGAGCTCGGCTTCGACCTGAGCCACGCGCACGTCCGCGCCGACGGCGGGTCCGCGCTGGCGGATCGAGACGGCGCCGAGGGAGCCGACGCCCCCGCGGAGCCCGAGTCCTGCGATCACGGCCAGTACCTCGACTTGGCGAGCGAGACGATCCCGCGGCTCCAGGCCGAGGGGAAGACGGTCGTGCTCGTGGGGACGGAGACGGAGTTAGAGGGCGTCATCGCGGTCGCGGACACCGTCCGCCCGGAGGCGGCGTGGGTCGTTGACCGGCTCCACGAGCTCGGGATCGACCGCGTCGCGATGCTCACCGGCGACAACGAGCGGACCGCCCGGGCGATCGGCGAGCGCGTCGGCGTCGACGAGGTGCGCGCGGAGTTGCTCCCCGAGGAGAAGGTCGACGCGGTGCGCGAGCTCGGCGCCGAGGCCGACGGCGTGGCGATGGTCGGCGACGGGATCAACGACGCGCCGGCGCTTGCGGCCGCGGACGTCGGGATCGCGATGGGTGCCGCCGGCGCCGACACCGCCATCGAGACCGCGGACGTGGCGCTGATGGCCGACGACCTGACGCGGCTCCCGTACGTGGTCGATCTCTCCTCGCGCGCGAGTTCGACGATCCGGACGAACATCGGCGCCTCGCTCGCCGTGAAGGCGCTGCTCGCCGCGGGCGCCCCGCTCGGCTACGTGAGCGTCGCGATGGCCGTGGTCGTCGGCGACATGGGGATGAGCCTCGGCGTCACCGGCAACGCGCTCCGGCTCGGTAACGTCGAACCCGCCGAGCCCCCGACCGCAGACGCGGAGGCCGCAGAGTCGTACGCGGAGGCCGCCGAATCGAACGCAGAGGGGGCGTAG
- a CDS encoding GH32 C-terminal domain-containing protein has protein sequence MIGRETRVGFVCDGAPSDEQRAALSWLEARSVEIVRVSPAEVGEVTDECDVLWWHRDAPIEESLLSEGTGDAFDAFLADGGGLLLTLRAMAVVDDIGIDPVAPDAVGTESVAEPTGVLWRTLYDDHPAVTAFDSVRIPTCDRGAVPTAHYERAVPSNGEVLASTVRGDRDVPNEMTVVSWDRGGGVMGVGAPVAFDESAAEPIADARSELVAGCLSAVDGGGDQPGRPKTADELTAMREAFADDPGRPRYHFTPPANWLNDPNGLIRLDGRYHLFYQYNPAGPFHNAIHWGHAVSDDLLHWTDEPIALSPSPDGPDRDGCWSGCAVDDDGTPTILYTGGDGRWQLPCLATSGEPDLREWNKDPGNPVIEEPPSDLDLLSTEDWEIEFRDHAVWRDGETWYQLIGSGISDRGGTALLYASSDLREWEYEGPLLTGDDGHGAVWECPELLDLGERSLLHVSNYEDVVYFLGEIDDGEFDVAHRGVLDPGDFYAPQSLRDGDRYLTWGWLPETRETSAQWDAGWSGALSLPRVLSLGDDGRLRQRPAAEVDRLRQRRLSTAVPDVLDERRHALDADGRTLEVDLEVSLADASAFELSVFESTDRDERTAIRYTREGELIVDRSESSRGEVGAADTQRLSVPPYDEPLSLRAFLDGSVIELFANGRHCLTSRVYPAENSTGLSVNAEDGRATVAEFDVWELESAITPVTGSPAAAPGTESQ, from the coding sequence ATGATTGGCCGCGAGACACGAGTCGGGTTCGTCTGTGACGGCGCGCCGTCGGACGAACAGCGGGCAGCGCTGTCGTGGCTGGAGGCACGGTCGGTCGAAATCGTGCGGGTCTCCCCCGCCGAAGTCGGAGAAGTTACCGACGAGTGCGACGTGCTGTGGTGGCACCGCGACGCGCCGATCGAAGAGAGTCTCCTCTCTGAGGGTACCGGGGACGCCTTCGACGCCTTTCTCGCAGATGGCGGCGGGCTACTGCTCACGCTTCGAGCGATGGCCGTCGTCGACGACATCGGGATCGATCCGGTGGCGCCGGACGCGGTCGGGACCGAGAGCGTCGCCGAACCCACCGGCGTGCTCTGGCGGACGCTCTACGACGACCACCCGGCAGTAACGGCGTTCGATTCGGTTCGGATCCCGACCTGCGATCGAGGGGCAGTCCCGACGGCTCACTACGAGCGCGCGGTGCCTTCGAACGGCGAAGTGCTCGCGTCGACCGTCCGCGGTGACCGGGACGTCCCGAACGAGATGACCGTGGTCTCGTGGGACCGCGGCGGCGGCGTCATGGGCGTCGGAGCGCCGGTGGCGTTCGACGAGTCCGCGGCCGAGCCGATCGCCGACGCGCGCTCGGAGCTGGTCGCCGGCTGTCTGTCGGCGGTCGACGGCGGCGGTGACCAGCCCGGCCGTCCGAAGACGGCCGACGAGCTGACGGCGATGCGAGAGGCGTTCGCCGACGACCCGGGCCGACCGCGCTATCACTTCACCCCGCCGGCGAACTGGCTGAACGATCCGAACGGGCTGATCCGGTTGGACGGGCGGTACCACCTCTTTTACCAGTACAACCCCGCAGGGCCGTTTCACAACGCGATCCACTGGGGCCACGCCGTCAGCGACGACCTCCTTCACTGGACCGACGAGCCGATCGCGCTCTCGCCGTCTCCGGACGGCCCCGACCGCGACGGCTGCTGGTCGGGATGTGCGGTCGACGACGACGGGACGCCGACGATCCTCTACACGGGCGGGGACGGCCGCTGGCAGCTCCCGTGTCTCGCCACGAGCGGGGAGCCGGACCTCCGCGAGTGGAACAAGGACCCGGGGAATCCTGTGATCGAGGAGCCGCCGTCCGATCTCGACCTCCTGTCGACGGAGGACTGGGAGATCGAGTTCCGCGACCACGCGGTCTGGCGGGACGGCGAGACGTGGTACCAGCTCATCGGTAGCGGCATCTCCGACCGAGGCGGGACGGCCCTCCTGTACGCGTCCTCGGACCTCCGCGAGTGGGAGTACGAGGGGCCGCTGCTGACGGGAGACGACGGACACGGCGCCGTCTGGGAGTGTCCGGAGCTGTTGGACCTCGGCGAGCGGTCGCTCCTCCACGTCTCCAACTACGAGGATGTCGTGTACTTCCTCGGAGAGATCGACGACGGCGAGTTCGACGTCGCTCACCGGGGCGTGCTCGACCCCGGCGACTTCTACGCGCCGCAGTCGCTCCGAGACGGCGACCGCTACCTGACCTGGGGGTGGCTCCCGGAGACGCGGGAGACGAGCGCCCAGTGGGACGCCGGGTGGTCCGGAGCCCTGTCGCTCCCGCGGGTGCTGTCGCTCGGCGACGACGGACGACTCCGGCAGCGACCCGCCGCCGAGGTGGATCGGCTCCGCCAGCGCCGACTGTCGACCGCGGTCCCGGACGTCCTCGACGAGCGCCGCCACGCGCTCGACGCGGACGGCCGGACGCTGGAGGTCGATTTGGAGGTGTCGCTGGCGGACGCCTCGGCGTTCGAACTCTCGGTGTTCGAATCGACCGACCGAGACGAGCGGACGGCGATCCGCTACACGCGCGAGGGCGAACTGATCGTCGACCGCTCGGAGTCGAGCCGCGGGGAGGTCGGGGCGGCCGACACCCAGCGGCTGTCCGTGCCGCCGTACGACGAGCCCCTGTCGCTCCGGGCGTTCCTCGACGGCTCGGTGATCGAGCTGTTCGCCAACGGGCGGCACTGCCTGACCAGCCGGGTGTATCCCGCCGAGAACAGTACCGGGCTATCGGTGAACGCCGAAGACGGGCGAGCGACGGTCGCCGAGTTCGACGTCTGGGAGCTCGAATCCGCGATCACGCCCGTGACGGGCTCGCCCGCCGCGGCGCCCGGCACAGAGTCTCAGTAG